In Mycteria americana isolate JAX WOST 10 ecotype Jacksonville Zoo and Gardens chromosome Z unlocalized genomic scaffold, USCA_MyAme_1.0 Scaffold_18, whole genome shotgun sequence, the following are encoded in one genomic region:
- the LOC142402870 gene encoding uncharacterized protein LOC142402870 — protein MASTPEGKSRRRNPALGANQWLLSDMLPQWGKVNEKDHQLIVDALGAAQTNVSLALSCIQAQLWMQSIVAAIIWEGEEGTLPTEIRKVIWDNATEFEKEFQSWWYPVDFTYDPTDGKATAFVLTIRNASVYTIYPIIALGLNHNGTILYPLEHRVWAQQNGNLWQTIDVNACVVREQQGFIRESNTLKAQDICLDTEQNVCHFEVQPDEAPETVLVYIRKGCTCMRTFCDSVFVDNATVDIGNHSNVCVCNFSKIMGCDFNYSAPVTTHQLLQADYTLYQDLLPAPIGMNLTLVRKLLQHDDLNQLLERIRKNGHKTLVTVHHDAEEIHHVLERVKKDGGHHWWDTLLGWSPTATGILNKMLHPVVVLLMLTVICFILTIALYVRLWTMVKRLSHQISPQDIYVLDNPPHENVCDTPKAFQIS, from the exons ATGGCTTccactcctgaagggaaaagcaggagaagaaatccAG ctctgggagctaaccaatggctcttatcggatatgTTGCCTCAGTGGGGAAAGGTAAATGAGAAGGACCACCAGTtaattgtggatgcacttggtgcaGCCCAAAcgaatgtttctttagctcttagttgtatccaagctcaattGTGGATGCAATCTATAGTAGCTGCAATTATATGGGAAGGcgaggaaggcaccctgcccactgaaattcgaaaggtaatttgggataatgcaactgaatttgagaaagaattccaatcctggtggtatccagttgATTTCACCTAcgaccctactgacggcaaagccacagcttttgtcttaacaatacgcaatgcttcggtatacaccatatacccaatcattgcattggggttgaatcacaatggaactatactctatccattagaacatagagtatgggcccaacaaaatgggaacctATGGCAAACTATTGATGTGAATGCATgtgttgtacgggaacaacaaggatttattcgtgagagtaacaccctcaaagcccaagacatttgtcttgacacggaacaaaatgtttgccattttgaagtacaaccagatgaagcccctgaaactgtacttgtatatatcAGGAAAGGGTGCActtgcatgagaaccttttgtgattctgtatttgtagataacgCCACTGTAGATATAGGTAATCACtcaaatgtttgtgtttgtaacttttccaaaattatgggatgtgacttcaactattcagctcctgtcacaactcaccaactgctgcaagctgactatacactgtatcaagacttattacctgcccctattggaatgaacctcacattggtgagaaaactactgcaacacgatgacctgaatcaactgctggaacgcatccggaAAAATGGGCATAAGACATTAGTCACTGTCCACCATGACGCGGAAGAGATACATCACGTCTTAGAACGAGTGAAGAAAGATGGAGGACAccattggtgggacactttgctaggatggtcgcCGACCGCAActggaattctcaataagatgcttcATCCAGTTGTTGTTCTGCTAATGCTCACTGTGatatgcttcattctaaccatcgcgCTGTATGTTAGACTCTGGACTATGGTAAAGCGTTtgtctcatcaaatatccccacaaGACATatacgtactcgataatcctcCCCACGAGAACGTATGTGATACACCCAAGGCATTCCAAATATCTTGA